Proteins co-encoded in one Clarias gariepinus isolate MV-2021 ecotype Netherlands chromosome 13, CGAR_prim_01v2, whole genome shotgun sequence genomic window:
- the asxl2 gene encoding putative Polycomb group protein ASXL2 isoform X2 produces MHPIKGGDNCTKYRPANLQSQPSSPQSRCSSPSVSSSKLISSSQKHSKKALKQALKQQQQRNQRRQCGIPTASSPRLLLKTMADSASSKTGWELKQSERCPASPQNSTSSSSSSVKAETCHNTSSRKISQRSSRLNARQLRRTKCEIDVETPDSILVNTNLRALINKHTFSMLPPDCQQKLLKLLPEIDQQSCMDGLLRVTSSALNNEFFTSAAQSWKERLAEGEFTPELRLRMRQEIEKEKKVEHWKEHFFENFYGEQSGLSLEESRELTKTESTSTPAKDSPRPGKTESSTEAQKPNHTVEITHKELRSREVKTLVSISHSEPESFHTEPISESHSASDEVSSNTKTASLTQEESTPTVKKLVEPLTSRVEENVQESKTNSPTSAQESSSKENDTIESESVKVEGVVSQASEVTTESLKRKLSSGQEVEEKKPRVAEGSPPTPTEGSTSLRTQDSPPATTAQQRVPPLKIPVSRILSAPGASGQVSPRTPHPLTPPSIRPGCTGARTLADIKAKAKLAREQRAAAAAAAGAPRRGSISGPSSSGCTSTPSPVRSLSEEFSPASTRSQSVSPVKISSVSPALESTGVLSHTSPSSGATVLMDHSFVQSSSTNRFFSKEDRSFMGAQMTEHASNPHLNENCVHFSVGEMQISPTNILSYGQKAQEAPLPGTAAIKPNSSIPANNPLVAQLLQGKEIPLEKILPKAHAKINVQPATAVTQDKGNLAGKTSETGKEKPVNTDDISRSRLPHYSGRPGTSVDKLDKNTQEQILHVLRNRSQQSQISQPSQFEPCLLGYPENSNDQPRFQLGLIGRKRVSKPAMTGHYLLNISTYGRGSESSKRPHLANVKREKVEGEQKGGAEPKEGRHASLKGHSKPPGIKVEQQGFHITKPDDAPGYQHCPQVKVESQSLSCSSSKEAGTSTRTKEISPRLHLDTSKQGISGPRLSSDCKPQITSFQSQRSQDGQETMTGTFYGGTISMSMPHPINHSITDSGASPTVTCSNENTSEGMMSFSVTVTAIPAGHLLDQGKGETSPEQSFIEASGMEDVQSKCYCRLKAMIMCKGCGAFCHDDCIGPSKLCVSCLVVR; encoded by the exons ATGCATCCTATAAAAGGTGGAGACAACTGCACAAAATATA GGCCAGCAAATCTGCAGTCACAGCCATCTTCTCCACAGTCTCGCTGCTCTTCTCCTTCAGTCTCCAGCAGCAAGCTCATTTCTTCATcccaaaaacacagcaaaaaagCGCTTAAACAG GCTctgaaacagcagcagcagaggAATCAGCGTCGTCAATGTGGGATCCCCACAGCATCCAGCCCACGACTTCTACTTAAAACTATGGCTGATTCAGCATCCTCCAAGACTG GCTGGGAACTAAAACAGTCAGAGCGTTGCCCTGCCAGTCCACAGAACTCCACCTCTAGCTCGTCTTCCTCTGTCAAAGCAGAAACGTGCCACAACACCAGTTCCCGGAAGATTTCTCAGCGTTCCAGTCGGCTCAATGCtc GCCAGTTAAGACGAACCAAGTGTGAGATTGATGTAGAGACGCCTGATTCCATCCTGGTCAACACTAATCTACGGGCCTtaattaacaaacacacattttccatGTTGCCCCCTGATTGTCAGCAGAAACTTCTTAAGCTGTTGCCAGAGATTGACCAGCAG TCATGCATGGATGGACTCCTGAGGGTAACTAGTTCTGCTTTGAACAATGAGTTTTTCACATCTGCGGCACAATCCTGGAAGGAGAGGTTAGCCGAAG GTGAGTTCACCCCAGAGTTAAGACTAAGGATGCGGCAAGAGattgaaaaagagaagaaagtgGAGCACTGGAAAGAGCACTTCTTTGAAAATTTCTACGGCGAGCA ATCCGGATTAAGCCTTGAGGAATCCAGAGAGCTGACAAAGACTGAAAGCACTTCTACGCCAGCTAAAGACTCACCCCGGCCTGGAAAAACAGAGTCTAGCACAGAAGCACAGAAGCCAAACCACACTGTTGAGATCACCCACAAGGAGCTGAGATCCAGGGAGGTGAAAACATTAGTGTCCATAAGTCATTCAGAACCAGAGTCCTTCCATACTGAACCAATCAGTGAAAGTCATTCAGCTTCCGATGAGGTGTCTTCAAATACAAAGACTGCCTCTTTGACACAAGAGGAATCCACACCTACGGTAAAGAAATTGGTGGAACCGCTAACTTCGAGGGTGGAAGAAAATGTACAAGAGAGCAAGACTAATAGCCCAACATCTGCCCAAGAATCTAGCTCTAAAGAAAATGATACCATAGAGAGTGAGTCTGTTAAGGTTGAGGGGGTTGTGTCACAAGCGTCTGAAGTTACCACTGAGTCATTAAAGCGGAAACTCTCCAGTGGACAAGAAGTAGAAGAAAAGAAACCTCGCGTGGCAGAGGGGTCACCCCCAACCCCAACAGAAGGCTCAACCTCACTGCGAACACAAGACTCACCTCCAGCCACAACTGCACAACAGAGAGTGCCACCTCTTAAA ATCCCTGTGTCACGAATCCTGTCAGCCCCTGGAGCTTCAGGCCAAGTTTCTCCAAGGACTCCTCATCCTTTGACACCACCAAGTATCCGGCCAGGATGCACCGGTGCACGCACTTTAGCTGACATCAAAGCTAAAGCCAAACTAGCTCGGGAACAACGTGCTGCAGCGGCTGCAGCAGCAGGTGCACCACGTAGAGGATCCATTTCAGGACCTAGCTCATCCGGATGTACCTCCACACCTTCCCCAGTGCGGTCATTATCAGAAGAGTTTTCACCAGCAAGCACTAGAAGCCAATCTGTATCTCCAGTAAAGATTAGCTCAGTGTCTCCTGCTCTTGAGAGCACAGGAGTTCTCTCACATACCTCTCCTTCTTCAGGTGCAACTGTGCTAATGGACCATAGTTTTGTTCAAAGCTCTAGCACAAATCGATTTTTTTCTAAAGAAGACAGGTCCTTTATGGGTGCCCAAATGACTGAGCATGCATCAAATCCTCATTTAAACGAAAATTGTGTTCATTTCTCTGTTGGTGAAATGCAAATATCACCTACAAATATTCTGTCGTACGGCCAGAAAGCACAAGAAGCACCTTTGCCAGGGACTGCAGCAATCAAACCCAACTCCTCAATTCCTGCCAATAATCCACTTGTCGCTCAGCTCCTTCAAGGTAAAGAAATTCCCTTGGAGAAGATTCTTCCAAAAGCACATGCCAAGATAAATGTGCAGCCTGCGACTGCTGTAACACAAGATAAAGGGAACCTGGCTGGTAAGACATCAGAGACAGGCAAGGAAAAACCTGTAAATACAGATGACATTAGCAGATCTAGACTGCCTCATTACTCAGGCAGACCTGGGACCAGTGTGGACAAGCTGGACAAAAACACCCAGGAGCAGATTCTCCATGTTTTAAGGAACAGAAGTCAGCAGAGCCAAATCTCTCAGCCTTCCCAGTTTGAGCCCTGTCTACTCGGCTATCCAGAAAATTCTAACGACCAGCCAAGGTTCCAACTAGGTCTCATTGGACGAAAAAGGGTGTCTAAACCTGCCATGACCGGGCACTATCTCCTAAATATCTCCACATATGGGAGAGGGTCTGAGAGCAGCAAACGTCCCCATCTGGCCAATGTAAAGAGAGAAAAGGTGGAAGGAGAACAGAAAGGCGGAGCAGAACCTAAAGAAGGCCGTCATGCTTCTTTAAAAGGACATTCGAAACCTCCTGGTATTAAAGTTGAACAGCAAGGATTTCACATCACAAAACCAGATGATGCACCAGGATATCAGCACTGTCCTCAAGTAAAGGTAGAATCCCAGTCACTGAGTTGTTCGTCTAGTAAAGAAGCTGGCACTTCTACAAGAACCAAAGAAATCTCTCCAAGGTTACACCTCGACACCAGTAAACAGGGTATCTCAGGGCCACGTCTTTCGAGTGACTGTAAGCCACAAATAACTTCCTTCCAGTCACAGAGGTCACAGGATGGCCAAGAAACAATGACGGGTACTTTCTATGGTGGCACTATCAGCATGTCCATGCCTCACCCAATAAATCATAGCATCACTGACTCTGGGGCATCTCCTACGGTTACATGCAGTAATGAGAACACCAGCGAGGGGATGATGTCATTTTCCGTAACTGTCACTGCCATACCTGCGGGTCACCTTCTCGATCAGGGTAAAGGTGAGACCTCGCCCGAGCAGTCTTTCATAGAAGCTTCTGGAATGGAGGACGTCCAGTCAAAATGCTACTGTCGGCTAAAGGCCATGATCATGTGCAAGGGCTGTGGCGCTTTCTGTCATGATGACTGCATTGGACCCTCCAAACTGTGTGTTTCCTGCTTGGTGGTACGATAA